One window of the Acidobacteriota bacterium genome contains the following:
- a CDS encoding acyl-CoA/acyl-ACP dehydrogenase, whose product MNLDFSDEQKQLREQVRRFLSEKCPPAAVRAILEGPDSYDKALYKGLAELGVLGAAIPEEYGGAGLSHLELCVVAEELGRALAPVPVSTSIYLAAEFLMLAGSAKQKETWLPKLAAGEAIGTLAMSEGQGRTTAEKIAAQVKGGKLSGEKSPVADGDVADFAIVAAKDEKGAVSLYLVDLSASGVKRAKLESIDPTRSQAKLTFNGAPAELLGQQGSGLHIASQVMDRAAVLMAFEQLGGADRALEIARDYALERMAFGRQIGSFQGIKHMLADMYVSATLARSNCYYGAWALSSGAAELPVAAATARVSATTAFQHCAKNNIQVHGGMGFTWAFDCHLFYRRSNALALALGSLSTWESNLIERMSAGNAETAA is encoded by the coding sequence GTGAATCTGGATTTTTCAGACGAACAAAAGCAACTGCGCGAACAGGTCAGGCGGTTCCTGAGCGAAAAATGCCCGCCAGCCGCCGTCCGGGCAATCCTTGAAGGGCCGGACAGCTACGACAAGGCGCTCTACAAAGGGCTCGCCGAGCTCGGCGTCCTCGGCGCGGCGATCCCGGAAGAGTACGGCGGCGCCGGCCTGTCGCACCTCGAACTCTGCGTTGTCGCCGAAGAACTTGGGCGCGCGCTGGCGCCGGTTCCGGTGTCCACCTCTATTTATCTCGCCGCTGAGTTCCTCATGTTGGCCGGGTCGGCGAAGCAAAAGGAAACCTGGCTGCCGAAGCTCGCCGCCGGTGAGGCGATCGGTACACTGGCCATGAGCGAAGGTCAGGGCCGCACCACCGCCGAAAAGATTGCGGCGCAGGTGAAGGGCGGCAAACTGTCTGGCGAAAAATCCCCGGTCGCCGATGGTGACGTCGCCGACTTTGCTATAGTCGCCGCGAAGGACGAGAAGGGCGCCGTGTCGCTGTACCTCGTCGATCTGTCAGCTTCCGGCGTGAAGCGCGCCAAGTTGGAGTCGATCGACCCGACCCGCAGCCAGGCCAAGCTGACCTTCAATGGCGCCCCGGCCGAATTGCTTGGCCAGCAGGGCAGCGGCCTGCATATTGCATCACAGGTCATGGACCGCGCTGCGGTCCTGATGGCCTTCGAACAACTGGGCGGCGCTGATCGCGCACTTGAAATCGCGCGGGACTACGCGCTCGAGCGCATGGCCTTCGGTCGCCAGATCGGATCTTTCCAGGGCATCAAGCACATGCTGGCAGACATGTACGTGTCTGCCACGCTGGCGCGCTCGAACTGCTACTATGGGGCGTGGGCCTTGTCGTCGGGCGCGGCAGAACTGCCTGTCGCCGCCGCCACGGCGCGTGTTTCGGCCACAACGGCTTTCCAGCACTGCGCCAAGAACAACATTCAGGTGCACGGCGGCATGGGGTTTACCTGGGCGTTTGACTGTCACCTTTTCTATCGCCGCTCCAACGCGCTGGCCCTGGCGCTCGGGTCGTTGTCGACCTGGGAGAGCAACCTGATTGAACGCATGAGTGCAGGCAACGCCGAGACAGCGGCCTGA
- a CDS encoding sigma-70 family RNA polymerase sigma factor codes for MSEAAGKTGDAEFKRALTELIPHLRAFARSLCGDPTFADDLAQDAMLKAWNARGSFEAGTNLKAWSFTILRNIFYSEKRRSWRRQPLDPEVAEATLTSDSNPAAGLELLALKNALWQLPDDQREAVMLVGAGGMSYDEAAEICGCAVGTVKSRVSRARAALAAMLETNSVGYSDDKAMKAADAFDAILDEANRIAGAAAS; via the coding sequence ATGAGCGAAGCTGCGGGCAAAACCGGCGACGCCGAGTTCAAGCGGGCTCTGACCGAGCTGATCCCGCATTTGCGTGCGTTTGCGCGCAGCTTGTGCGGCGACCCGACGTTCGCGGATGACCTGGCGCAGGACGCCATGCTGAAAGCGTGGAATGCGCGTGGCAGTTTCGAAGCGGGTACGAACCTCAAAGCCTGGTCGTTCACGATCCTGCGCAACATCTTCTATTCCGAAAAGCGGCGTTCCTGGCGCCGCCAACCGCTTGATCCGGAAGTTGCAGAAGCGACGTTGACGTCGGATTCGAACCCCGCCGCCGGGCTTGAGCTCCTCGCGCTCAAGAATGCGCTCTGGCAACTGCCCGACGATCAGCGCGAGGCCGTGATGCTGGTCGGCGCCGGCGGCATGTCCTACGATGAGGCCGCAGAGATTTGCGGCTGCGCGGTGGGCACTGTGAAGAGCAGGGTGTCGCGTGCGCGGGCGGCGCTTGCCGCGATGCTTGAGACAAATTCTGTGGGTTATAGCGATGACAAAGCCATGAAAGCGGCAGATGCCTTCGATGCGATCCTGGATGAAGCGAATAGGATCGCGGGTGCAGCCGCAAGCTGA
- a CDS encoding sensor histidine kinase, whose product MAPIMLLSGVSAILDAQRSLDDRRERLLVVAEQSVDALEKSLEQAEVLLVLFKDEIAKGKCAQVMSALDAAVPALVNVSNFDRQGVSSCSAAGATGHRIFNDLWLAELQFESPVVRTQSYLDPATKEWIFGIFVRLDEADGAFAGAAAFGLRADMLVDLAQNLDLPDDVDVALADKDGNVQSSRNFENIDPAWINETLETGKPRMFTARSADGKALDVVVQPAGSNGMFAVTSGRSPGLWNELTLSPIASLALPVLAYVAALLAVWIAVDQLVLHWIGRLQRAARVYGAGRYRFQAGDSFAKAPTEFGELARSMDEMAQNISERDSELRDAIALRDAAVKEIHHRVKNNLQIVTSFLSLQSRQISDPAARQALSKAQNRISALAIVHQTLYQNERLESVSLKPFLTSLVDHLREALGTEEFGIELTQSYIDCERSSDDAIPVALFLVEAVTNAVKFAFESGGRISISLTDLGEELLLLIEDNGRGFEPGDSSSRGLGGRLMEAFARQISAKLEVDSAPGQGCRVRLVIPFDC is encoded by the coding sequence TTGGCGCCGATCATGCTGCTCTCGGGCGTCAGTGCGATACTTGATGCCCAGCGCAGCCTTGATGACCGGCGCGAACGGTTGCTCGTGGTCGCCGAACAATCAGTCGATGCACTCGAAAAGTCCCTGGAGCAGGCAGAAGTCCTGCTCGTTCTGTTCAAGGACGAAATCGCCAAGGGTAAATGCGCGCAGGTGATGTCTGCGCTCGATGCGGCGGTGCCTGCACTTGTGAACGTTTCGAACTTCGACCGTCAGGGAGTTTCGAGTTGCAGCGCCGCCGGCGCGACCGGCCACCGCATTTTCAATGACCTCTGGCTGGCCGAGTTGCAGTTCGAGTCGCCAGTAGTTCGCACACAGTCCTACCTCGATCCTGCAACAAAGGAGTGGATCTTCGGAATCTTCGTGCGCCTCGATGAAGCCGACGGCGCGTTCGCGGGGGCTGCGGCGTTCGGTCTTCGCGCCGACATGCTGGTCGACCTCGCGCAGAACCTCGACCTGCCAGACGACGTCGACGTCGCGCTGGCTGATAAGGACGGAAACGTGCAGTCGAGCCGCAATTTCGAGAACATCGACCCGGCCTGGATCAATGAAACGCTGGAAACCGGCAAGCCGCGCATGTTCACGGCGCGATCAGCCGATGGCAAAGCCCTCGATGTCGTGGTCCAGCCTGCGGGCAGCAATGGCATGTTCGCGGTCACCTCAGGCCGGTCGCCTGGCTTGTGGAACGAGTTGACCCTCTCGCCGATCGCTTCGCTGGCCTTGCCGGTGCTGGCATATGTTGCGGCGTTGCTGGCGGTCTGGATCGCAGTCGACCAGCTGGTCTTGCACTGGATTGGCCGGCTGCAGAGGGCAGCGCGCGTCTACGGCGCGGGGCGCTACCGTTTTCAGGCGGGTGATTCTTTTGCCAAGGCACCCACCGAGTTCGGCGAGCTCGCGCGGTCGATGGACGAAATGGCTCAGAATATCTCAGAGCGCGACAGCGAGCTGCGGGACGCAATCGCGTTGCGCGATGCAGCGGTGAAGGAGATCCACCACCGCGTGAAGAATAACCTCCAGATCGTGACGAGTTTCCTGAGCCTGCAAAGCCGGCAGATCAGCGATCCTGCGGCCCGCCAGGCCTTGTCGAAGGCACAGAACCGTATCAGTGCGCTGGCAATCGTCCACCAGACGCTTTACCAGAACGAGCGTCTGGAATCCGTCAGCCTGAAGCCTTTCCTCACATCGCTCGTCGACCATCTGAGGGAAGCGTTGGGTACGGAGGAGTTCGGAATCGAGCTGACACAGTCATACATCGATTGCGAGCGAAGCTCCGACGACGCCATTCCGGTTGCCCTTTTCCTCGTCGAAGCGGTTACCAATGCGGTGAAATTCGCCTTCGAGTCCGGCGGCCGCATTTCGATTTCGCTCACCGATCTCGGCGAGGAGCTGTTGCTGCTCATAGAGGACAACGGTCGCGGATTTGAACCCGGGGATTCTTCGTCGCGCGGGTTGGGCGGCCGGCTGATGGAAGCCTTCGCGCGGCAAATTTCGGCCAAGCTGGAAGTCGACAGCGCGCCGGGGCAGGGTTGTCGCGTTCGGCTTGTCATTCCGTTCGACTGCTGA
- a CDS encoding entericidin A/B family lipoprotein — translation MQSTALKASAFALTLLMVTACNTVAGAGKDIEAGGEAVTDAAQEVESDIKD, via the coding sequence ATGCAATCGACCGCGCTCAAAGCTTCGGCTTTTGCCCTCACCCTTCTGATGGTCACCGCCTGCAATACCGTGGCGGGCGCCGGCAAGGACATCGAAGCGGGCGGCGAAGCCGTTACTGATGCTGCTCAGGAAGTTGAGAGCGACATCAAGGACTGA
- a CDS encoding alanine racemase — translation MSKPGDESGPRDPYFTQLQAALTEAGIASPTLVIDKARLDANIDTLVSHLPDGMAYRIVAKSLPSLSLISHIRARSGSDRLMTFNQPMLSALTKAMPDADQLLGKPMPIAAARNYFGSLSAGDAPAAANVQWLVDTPERLRQYQELAVGTGQTLRLNIELDVGLHRGGLEAGETLKAMLELLRDAAAVNFAGFMGYEPHLAALPEALGWRERAKTGAWRRYSEALALAAEVFGSDAIAGITRNAAGSPTYRYYQSTEIANEISAGSCLVKPTHFDTPLLEPHQPASFIATPVIKSIAQTRLPGLEFAADGQRAWDPNTARTVFIYGGNWMADPVDPPGLSYNKTFGRSSNQEMLTGGHNLAIAPDEFVFLRPHQSEAVFLQFGDIAVYDDGRISERWPVFPASA, via the coding sequence ATGAGCAAACCGGGCGACGAAAGCGGGCCACGTGATCCCTACTTCACGCAGTTGCAGGCAGCATTGACCGAGGCCGGAATTGCTTCCCCGACACTGGTGATCGACAAGGCGCGGCTGGACGCGAATATCGACACGCTGGTGAGCCACCTGCCCGACGGGATGGCTTATCGCATCGTGGCAAAATCTCTGCCTTCCTTGAGCCTCATATCGCATATCCGGGCACGTTCCGGCTCGGACCGGCTGATGACGTTCAACCAACCCATGCTCAGTGCGCTGACGAAAGCGATGCCGGACGCCGATCAGTTGCTTGGAAAGCCGATGCCGATAGCGGCCGCCCGCAACTATTTCGGCAGCCTGTCCGCCGGCGATGCGCCGGCTGCAGCAAATGTGCAATGGCTTGTCGATACGCCCGAGCGCCTCCGCCAGTACCAGGAACTTGCGGTCGGCACGGGCCAGACCCTTCGGCTCAATATCGAGCTGGATGTCGGCCTGCACCGGGGAGGCCTCGAAGCGGGCGAGACGCTGAAGGCGATGCTGGAACTGCTGCGCGACGCGGCCGCCGTCAATTTCGCCGGGTTCATGGGGTACGAGCCACACCTGGCGGCCCTGCCCGAAGCACTGGGTTGGCGTGAACGGGCAAAGACTGGAGCCTGGCGCAGGTATTCTGAGGCGCTGGCGCTGGCGGCTGAAGTGTTCGGCAGCGATGCGATTGCCGGCATCACGCGGAACGCGGCGGGCAGCCCGACCTATCGCTATTATCAGTCCACGGAGATCGCCAACGAGATCTCCGCAGGATCGTGCCTGGTGAAACCGACACATTTCGACACGCCGCTGCTGGAACCGCACCAGCCGGCGAGCTTCATAGCGACGCCGGTTATCAAGTCGATCGCGCAGACGCGCTTGCCGGGGCTCGAATTTGCGGCGGACGGCCAACGCGCATGGGATCCGAATACCGCGCGCACGGTGTTCATCTATGGCGGCAACTGGATGGCCGATCCGGTCGATCCGCCGGGCCTGTCGTACAACAAGACATTCGGACGCTCATCGAACCAGGAAATGCTGACCGGCGGGCACAATCTTGCGATTGCGCCCGACGAGTTCGTTTTCCTGCGCCCGCATCAGAGCGAAGCGGTGTTCCTGCAATTCGGCGACATCGCCGTATATGACGACGGGCGGATCAGCGAGCGTTGGCCGGTATTCCCGGCCTCCGCCTGA
- a CDS encoding NAD(+)/NADH kinase, which produces MNITVLINAMSGSVPANADTAIAKIIEDAGHTLRLEAASGADICEITPSALAEKPDMVIVWGGDGTTACVLNAAGQFGPPVLALPGGSMNLVHKRLHRGNLDWESILEDVLANPEPEAFSAGVIGEHRFYVAAMLGRLTKLTDAREAVRRGAVVEAAQALASAEALDLKTRLTFKVEDSTDAEPIEAAAGALVVAGNRWPRFEIAVINPDSVLDLMAIGLESWIKGWREAEAVETNVGRKVSITELKGRAIPATFDGELTELSGAVTAHVVPNAARVLRARASG; this is translated from the coding sequence GTGAACATCACTGTGCTGATCAATGCGATGTCCGGATCAGTGCCGGCAAATGCAGACACTGCAATTGCGAAAATCATCGAAGACGCAGGTCATACCCTGCGGCTTGAAGCAGCAAGCGGAGCGGACATCTGCGAGATCACGCCGTCCGCCCTGGCTGAAAAGCCCGACATGGTGATCGTCTGGGGTGGCGACGGCACCACGGCCTGCGTGCTGAATGCAGCGGGCCAGTTCGGACCGCCCGTGCTGGCCTTGCCGGGCGGCTCGATGAACCTCGTTCACAAGCGCTTGCACCGCGGCAATCTCGACTGGGAATCAATCCTCGAAGACGTGCTGGCCAACCCGGAGCCTGAAGCTTTTTCTGCGGGCGTGATCGGAGAGCACCGCTTTTACGTGGCCGCCATGCTAGGGCGTCTGACCAAGCTCACCGACGCTCGCGAGGCAGTCCGCCGAGGCGCGGTCGTGGAGGCCGCCCAAGCGCTAGCATCCGCCGAAGCACTGGACCTGAAGACGCGCCTTACGTTCAAGGTGGAAGACAGCACTGACGCCGAACCGATCGAAGCGGCGGCGGGCGCCCTTGTCGTTGCCGGGAACCGTTGGCCACGGTTCGAGATTGCCGTCATCAACCCCGACTCAGTGCTGGACCTGATGGCCATCGGCCTCGAGAGCTGGATAAAGGGCTGGCGCGAGGCGGAAGCTGTCGAAACCAACGTCGGACGCAAAGTGTCCATCACGGAACTCAAGGGACGGGCCATTCCTGCGACATTTGACGGCGAACTGACGGAACTTTCCGGCGCTGTGACGGCGCATGTCGTACCTAATGCGGCCCGTGTGCTGCGCGCCAGGGCGAGCGGATGA
- a CDS encoding acyl-CoA dehydrogenase — protein sequence MDFEDTKEEAAFRTKVRKWIDANAPKHLENELKSASFGSNGVVSEDPIKAGKAWQKKKAEAGWACLHWPKEYGGAARTPIERVIWSQEEGPYAALTGVFTIGHGMCGPTVMAWASEEHKRELLPPLASGEHVWCQLFSEPASGSDLAGLRTRAVKADDGSGDWIINGQKIWTSGAQYSDWGLLITRTDPDVPKHKGLTMFFLRMDSPGVEVRPIKQANGQSSFNEVYFTDVRIPDSQRLGEVGQGWEVSLTTLMNERLSIGSGMSTGFPELFRFCMEAEIDGKPAVEDSGVRSKLAQFAVRQSGLKYTGMRAISALSKGETPGPENSIGKLVAGATMQDLSIFALDLQGEAGVLWSEDSPQQGRFQAMLMRSPATRIEGGSDEILRNIIGERVLGLPGDIRVDKDVAFRDIPTSGRKKK from the coding sequence ATGGATTTCGAAGACACAAAAGAAGAAGCCGCGTTCCGCACCAAGGTGCGCAAGTGGATCGACGCGAACGCGCCGAAGCACCTCGAAAATGAACTGAAGTCTGCCAGCTTCGGGTCGAACGGCGTGGTGAGCGAAGACCCGATCAAAGCCGGAAAGGCCTGGCAAAAGAAGAAGGCGGAGGCCGGCTGGGCCTGCCTTCACTGGCCGAAGGAGTATGGCGGCGCGGCCCGTACCCCAATCGAGCGCGTGATCTGGAGCCAGGAAGAAGGTCCGTATGCGGCCTTGACCGGCGTTTTCACGATTGGCCACGGCATGTGCGGCCCGACCGTCATGGCCTGGGCCAGCGAAGAGCACAAACGCGAACTGCTGCCCCCGCTTGCCAGCGGTGAGCATGTCTGGTGCCAGCTCTTCTCCGAGCCCGCCAGCGGGTCCGATCTTGCGGGTCTGCGTACGCGCGCGGTCAAGGCCGATGATGGTTCGGGCGACTGGATCATAAACGGCCAGAAGATCTGGACGAGCGGCGCGCAGTATTCTGACTGGGGCCTCCTCATCACCCGCACCGATCCCGACGTGCCGAAGCACAAGGGCCTGACGATGTTCTTCCTGCGGATGGACTCGCCGGGCGTGGAAGTCCGCCCCATCAAGCAGGCGAACGGCCAGTCGAGCTTCAACGAAGTCTACTTCACGGATGTCCGCATCCCCGACAGCCAGCGCCTCGGTGAAGTCGGGCAGGGTTGGGAAGTGTCGCTGACGACGCTGATGAACGAGCGCCTGTCGATCGGATCCGGCATGTCCACCGGCTTCCCGGAACTCTTCCGCTTCTGCATGGAAGCCGAAATCGACGGCAAGCCCGCAGTCGAGGACTCCGGAGTGCGTTCGAAACTTGCGCAATTTGCCGTCCGGCAGAGCGGTCTTAAATACACCGGCATGCGCGCGATTTCTGCGCTTTCGAAAGGTGAAACGCCAGGTCCTGAAAACTCCATCGGCAAGCTCGTCGCCGGCGCCACGATGCAGGACCTTTCGATCTTCGCGCTCGATCTCCAGGGCGAAGCAGGCGTGCTCTGGAGCGAAGACAGCCCTCAGCAAGGTCGCTTCCAGGCGATGCTGATGCGTTCGCCCGCTACCCGTATCGAGGGCGGCTCGGACGAGATCCTGCGGAACATCATCGGTGAACGAGTGCTCGGCCTGCCGGGCGACATCCGCGTCGACAAGGACGTCGCCTTCCGCGACATCCCGACCAGCGGCCGCAAGAAGAAGTAG
- a CDS encoding metallophosphoesterase, with amino-acid sequence MKLAHVADLHFGAARMDVLAAAQDAILNARPDALIVSGDVSQRGKRVEFAAAREWVDEIGLPSLVVPGNHDTPLLNVHARATAPFARYRDYFGDLTRSLKIGSGRIDPLNTARGWQARKNWAEGSVRLSDLEAAIEASGSAHHPHLLACHHPFRSMQGALLRTETRRGDIASQRVAASPVSVVLTGHVHTPHVEEVVEPGGKYLAVSAGTLSTRLRRAPPGFNMLSFSPDKVSVTAFALSGDVFVAQPTLSYRLNQAEPGDA; translated from the coding sequence ATGAAGCTGGCCCATGTCGCCGACCTGCACTTCGGTGCCGCACGGATGGATGTGTTGGCGGCTGCGCAAGACGCGATCCTGAATGCCCGCCCTGACGCGCTCATCGTCAGCGGCGACGTGAGCCAGCGCGGCAAACGTGTGGAATTCGCTGCGGCGCGGGAATGGGTCGACGAGATTGGCCTGCCGAGCCTTGTCGTGCCTGGCAATCACGATACGCCCCTTCTGAATGTGCACGCGCGGGCGACCGCACCCTTTGCGCGTTACCGGGATTATTTCGGTGACCTGACCCGCTCCCTGAAAATTGGCAGTGGACGGATTGATCCGTTGAACACAGCGCGCGGCTGGCAAGCGCGGAAGAACTGGGCGGAAGGATCCGTCAGGCTGTCGGACCTTGAAGCCGCCATCGAAGCGAGCGGCAGCGCACATCACCCACACTTGCTTGCGTGCCACCATCCTTTTAGATCGATGCAAGGCGCGCTGCTGCGCACGGAGACGCGGCGCGGCGATATCGCCAGTCAACGCGTGGCCGCCAGTCCGGTCAGCGTCGTCCTCACAGGACACGTGCACACTCCGCACGTCGAGGAAGTGGTTGAGCCTGGCGGCAAATATCTTGCGGTTTCGGCAGGTACCCTGTCGACACGGCTTCGCCGGGCGCCGCCGGGCTTCAACATGTTGTCGTTTTCGCCGGACAAGGTCTCAGTCACCGCTTTCGCGCTCAGCGGCGACGTATTCGTCGCACAGCCGACTTTGTCATATAGGCTAAATCAAGCGGAACCAGGCGACGCATGA
- a CDS encoding DUF1328 domain-containing protein codes for MLGWALTFLVLALIAGVFGFAGIAGAAAGIAQILFFVFLALVVISFLARALQGRDVT; via the coding sequence ATGCTTGGTTGGGCACTTACATTTCTCGTGCTGGCGCTGATCGCCGGTGTGTTCGGTTTCGCAGGAATCGCAGGCGCTGCAGCTGGCATCGCGCAGATCCTGTTCTTCGTCTTCCTGGCGCTCGTCGTGATCAGCTTCCTCGCCCGCGCACTGCAGGGCAGGGACGTAACCTGA
- a CDS encoding PRC-barrel domain-containing protein — protein sequence MKRLLTTSAIALLGLGVAACSDGSEITSTETASSQEEAADVLASNEPADTDYYNDGKVDRDADVANAYTLAATEFEVDDLVGLDIADPTGKKIATVSDVLIGDDGKIDSIIFANGGIAGLGTDHGRIGFQDADFAIDEDGDARVIVSMDEAALETVAEWDQAKADDYSLATEITGTQVALASTDEEARVVNLIADMNGTIKHAVVTDGLTASMEGAGYVVPFSSLVVEQGDGGLRLDIDPATLKTSRVYED from the coding sequence ATGAAACGCCTACTGACGACCAGCGCCATTGCGCTTCTCGGCCTTGGCGTCGCTGCGTGCAGCGACGGCTCGGAAATTACTTCGACCGAAACGGCTTCCTCTCAGGAAGAAGCTGCGGATGTACTCGCATCCAATGAGCCGGCCGACACCGACTACTACAATGACGGCAAGGTCGATCGCGACGCTGATGTCGCGAACGCGTACACTTTGGCGGCAACCGAGTTTGAAGTGGACGACCTTGTTGGTCTCGACATCGCTGACCCCACTGGCAAAAAGATCGCGACGGTTTCCGACGTGCTCATCGGCGATGATGGCAAGATCGATTCCATCATCTTCGCGAACGGCGGCATCGCCGGTCTCGGCACCGACCACGGCCGTATCGGTTTCCAGGATGCCGATTTCGCTATCGATGAAGACGGCGACGCGCGTGTGATCGTCTCGATGGACGAAGCCGCTTTGGAAACGGTCGCCGAGTGGGACCAGGCGAAGGCTGACGACTACAGCCTCGCAACCGAGATCACGGGCACGCAGGTTGCGCTGGCCTCGACTGACGAAGAAGCCCGCGTGGTGAACCTGATCGCCGACATGAACGGGACCATCAAGCACGCCGTCGTGACCGACGGACTGACCGCTTCGATGGAAGGCGCCGGCTATGTTGTGCCGTTCAGCAGCCTCGTGGTTGAACAAGGCGATGGCGGCCTCCGCCTCGACATCGATCCGGCAACGCTGAAGACGAGCCGCGTCTACGAAGACTAA